The Sparus aurata chromosome 14, fSpaAur1.1, whole genome shotgun sequence region TTTGATTCCGCAATGATGTCAAAGGTTGGTTGTTCCTATAAACCATGATCATTGCCCATGTAAGCATCAAAGTTTCTTGACAGAACAATGAGATCATGAACAGGTGGTGTTCACGATCTCGGTGCTCTTTCCCGAGATTCCAAGATACCCTGCGCTGTTGTTTGGCACCAAGGCATAGACAACAGTCAGAACCCTCCACTTAGTGACAAATATTCATCCAGGGTCTTAAGATTACCCCTACATCTGTCCGACTGGTGCCTGTAAAGGGGGTGTCTGATAAAGAAAGAGATTCCCTAATTGGgattcctctttttctttacGTGTTCACGGTGCTAAGTCAAATGATATTTATTGACCTTCCACTCGATCTGTAACTTGTTAATTCCACACAAGGTCATTGCCTGAACCTAAAAAAACCCTGCTGCACATCATTTTCAGTGGTCCACCCACACACTGGCAACTTGTACAATCTTCTGGTACAAGAAGATGGTACTTCTCACTTTCGTTGGTTGAATAATAAGGAAACTATCATATTGTAAATAAAAGAGgccaacctgtctgtctgctctacCTCCAACCACAGACGGACCATCTTCAGTAACGATCAATGGTGTCGACTTAGTAACTGTGGGAGTACTGTACAGTTTCCAGTGCTCAGCCAGCTGCTACCCAACCTGCCAGTTCACCTGGACCAGAGGGAATGTGACCTCTCAGGGCTCGGAGCTGAGCTTGCAGCTTAAAGAAGTACGGCCAACACAAAACCTGACCTGCACAGCGTTTAATCCTGCCACAGGAATATCAGTCACTGTCCAAAAGACGCTGCGAATGACAGGTAATTATGAGAAAACTGAATACATTctcatttgtctttttatgtGCATGACCTTCAACTAATCCATTTCCAACTTTTCAGATGGGCCATCAAACATACAGATCAGTGGTCCAGCCTTTCTGGAAGCAGGAGTTGCATCCATCTTCACCTGCTCAGCTTACTGCTACCCCTCCTGCAGCTACTCATGGACTGTTGTCTTGAATAAGGACACGTACAGTACCGCACAAGGCAACAAGATATCTGTCACTCCACCTGCTACTACTGTTGCCTCCGAAACACTGACCTGTGAGGCTCGGGACACCGTCTCACACCTGAACATCTCCAAGTCTCTGCTTGTGCAGGTGGCAAGTAGGTCAAAAAACTTACCTCAAACTGACAACAGTCAGTTGAGTTGTGACGAGGGAGAAACACCATGTTATggaccctaaccctaatcctAACTGGTTAATTCATCAGTGCAAAATATTGAGAACTCTATAAGAACTAATCTGATTCTATTATAAAATGTCAAAGGTATAAGCCCGTGTGCACCAAGATTTATGGGGTATTTATGACTCCAAAGGTGTATTTTGCTAAGTACTTGGCTGTAAATacattcaaatgtcttgttttacaCCTTTAGGTTTATCTGACATCATCATTACTGGTGACAGTGCAGTAGTAATGGGCAAACAGTACACGTTCACATGCTCTGCCACATGCAACCCATCCTGTGAATTCACTTGGAAGTACATGGGGAAGACTGTCCAGGAGGAGAAGGCAAACTCTGACAGTTACCTGGAGATCACTTTCAGTGACTACTCCAAAACTGAGTCTCTGACCTGTGAGGTCACCAACATGTTGTCTAACGTCACTATCACCACCACTAAGAACCTCACTGTCATTGGTGAGTCTGTGATGTTGCTCCCACCAGATCTTCAACAGATCCTGTTTTGGTTGTCACCTGACTGTATGATATCCTCTCTTCACAGATCCATTCTCAGTGCGGCCCAGCTCTCCGGCCCCACCTGTTGCAGGTGAACCTTTCTCTCTGCAGTGTGTTGGCACTCAGGACCCAGCCTCCATTTCGTGGCTCAAGAACAATCAGCAAATACTTGCATCTGAAAGAGTGCATTTCTCTGCCGACAACGCCACAGTGACGTTCAGTCCTGTCTTGCAAGCGGACAGCGGGTCATACCAATGTTTAGTAGTAGAGGGAGGGAACCAGACACTCTACTACAACTCACTGGAAATAGTCGAGGGCGGGGCCCCCATCCTGTCAGTGGGCTATGTGATGCAAGTTAACTGTGAGTACACCCGGGTCATGAAAATCACGAGGTTCAAAGCATTTAAACAAATGATCTGTGAATCAGGATGGTGCTGAATGAAAGCATGCAAGTAATAAAAGACAGTTTAGCTAACgcaaaatgttaaaactgtCCCGAGTAATTGAGAATTGGTCTTGCACAAAACCCCAGTTAAACCTGATCTTACAGATTAAACAAGACATAATATTGTAATTTGTGAGCTTTAGAGATGATGGTTTGGATGTTTTTATCTTCTGAAGtgggctagctgtttccccctgcttcaaGTCTTAACGCTCGGCTaagctgctagctgtagcttcatatttagcataCCTGGGCATTAAAGTGGTACCAGTcttctcatttcagtcttgGCAAGATGTCAAGCTATTTCTTTGAGATACTAACACAAAATGTCACGTCAGAGGCCAACGCTGGCGTCCTGGGTCAGTGTGTAGATTGAAGGAAGTCACATTTCGCAGCCAAGAACTAGTCCGGCACAAAATctcaattaaacaaaaaaattttttttagtctgtgagctttagaggtgctggtaagCAGATGTCTTTAtcttcagacagaaacaggccAGCTTTTTGCCCCAAGGACATTGGTTCAACTCTATTTCCAGCCCCAAAGCTAGGCTAATAGCTATTATGCTGCTAGCTATAAAATGTATATGGTAGGAAGTCACTGCTCCTGGCCAGGAATTAGTCCAgcacagttttaaaaaaaaatcagatttggACATATGGCTATAATTTGTAAGTTTAATATGTGCTAGTTGATTGGATATGCTAGCTGTTTTTAGTCCAaatgctaggctaagctagTAGCAGTGAGCGCAGCTGAGAGTGacatcaatcttctcatctcagTCCAAACAAAATGTCCAGCCCCAGTATGGTACTAGTAATTTGTTGATAACCAATCAGAACTGAGCATACTAACACGTTGTCTTACTTTTCCAGACGGTCCAGGTGAGGTGCTTATTGTAAAACCCAACAAAGAGCCTGTAGGCGAGGAGATGTTCACCATGGATGGATCCATGACAGAGCTGCAGTGTCTGACCGACTGCTTCCCCGTCTGCTCCACCACCTGGTTCTACCGCGGCAGGCTGCTTTCTAGAAACGCCTCCATATTGTTCACACCTGTGACTCCTCCATATGAGACTGCCCTCACCTGCGTGGCCTTCAACTCAGTGACAAAGAGAAACCGAACGGCTGAGACCACAGTGGTGGTGCCAGGTAATACAATATCAGGGGCTGAAGTCAGAGATGATCCTCTTTAAATGACTGATGAAGCACATCTCTACCTGTCTTGGTTCTGTTGAGCAAAAACATCTCTGGTTTATATTCGTGTTTCTTCTCCTGCAGATGGACCGAAGACTGTGATCATTTCGGGACCAGGCAGCCTTGAAGTAGGGGTCCCAGCGAGCTTTACGTGCTCGGCTGAGTGCACTCCGTCATGCAGCTTCACGTGGACCTTGTACGGGAAAACGATGACGGGCAGCGGCATCGACATCACTGTGAACCGCTACGTTTCCCAAGAGTCCATCAGCTGCCAGGCCGAGAACACGTACACTGGGAAGATGGCCACGGTCAACGAGACGCTCAGTGTCTCAGGTAGGGTGCTGCTGGAGGCGTGAGTGTTTTCAGACGTGGTGAATCATCTGTTTGAACTCCAATGTATGTGCTTTTCACTGCAGATCCTCACTGGTGTGGATGTTAAGACACTGCAAACTGCATTGACCTCCTCTTGCAAGTGCTCCGGTAATCTTTTTTATAAATGACTCTACGTGCGTGGCTGTATTTGCTCAGGCTTTGTGTTGCTGACTGTGATGGACTGGTGACCTGAATATAGGGTGTTTCCCTGCCTTTAGTGCAGTGCACTCTGGGACAGGCTCCAACCTCTTCTCGCCCCTGAACAAGATTAGACAGGTATAGAGAAAGGACTTTATGGATCGTGTGCTTGAGTAATAAATTTCTGGGTGTTATTTACACAAGGCTGATCATTTTCTTTGATGATGCATTCCCACTTGTCTTGCCAAACAATACACACTATTATACTTAATAAACAATGGACTACTGTGGTTAATATATAATGCTGTACATTTACCAGTTAGCGTGAATTCATCACTCTGATGTgacacatttaagaagctacTGAgttaacaacaacagcaaacaaacaagtgaATATAAAATACGTCTTTATTTGAAGTTCACGCTCTGAAAACAGATCAAAATCCGTGACTCAAACTGAACACCTCCGTCACTGATACAGTTTTCCAATCTCGTTAAGCCAATGCAGCTTCAGGGTTATTTGGTAGGTTTAAAAAGGGACAGCTAAACCGAAAattgaaatacatatttttcctgtCACCTGTAGTGCTACATATATATAGCTGAGCTAGATGGCACTCGGCTTGGGGTGCTCAAAGTGTCGCTTTCCAGGAttcatgacctggttactcaagGTAACACACAGACCATGTTGTGAGCCATTTCATTAAggaactatttttttttttgttcatatcaCAGCACATAAAGAAATGTCTGATATCTCCAAAAATGCAGCAACTGACACCAAAACAACtaagatggataaatagcactacaggtaatTGGAAAGAtaggtattttttattttgaactaCTCCATTAGGTATGGTGGAACCTTCAAACAGGGCAGAGTTCTCACAGAGACCTATCCACATCTTTAAGCTGCATTCAGGATGAATTAGAAAGTTGGAAATTCACACCTCCCTGTCACAGAAAATCCTCTCTGGCTGAAGTTCTCTGTCAGATTTACCTATCTGACTCCATTTCACGAAATCAACATGTTTATGGAGAAGAATGTCCGAGATCTTACATTATTTCTAATTAATTTCCATGAAGCCTTCAGGTATGCTTCCACTTTCTGTGTAGTTTGAGAAAATGCAACACCTGAGCCCAAACCTGTTGGGTGTGCACACTCTACATCTGTATCAGTGATGACATTAGCTGCTGCACAGGGAACAGGACTCTACACTGGAAGTCTAAACAATCTGTGAATTTCCAACTACCAACTCAAAATCAATGCAGTGttatgaataaaagaaaagaacatgAAATCACATTTCCACGGGTGAATGGATGTAGCACAGCAGTCCGATTCAGTAAGGGTTGAagtgaatgtaaatgtattcagtaCTGGAATATAACTACGCTTTTCCATCGGCTCTGAAAGCAATGCAGCATTGTGTGCTGAAACTGAAAGTCTATAGAACTCCAGTCCAAACGTCAAACTCCGTACTTCTTCTGTAAGGCTTTGACAGATGACGCTTCCAGCTCGGCTTGGTGGAGGAAGTCAAACAGTTCTTTCACAACTAGAGGAAAGAAAGGTAGTACAGCATTTATCAATATGGTGGCACGTGTGGTTGAAAAAGGTACACCAAACAGTCAAACGTCAAAGAGACTTACGTTTCTTCTCTGGGGACGACATGAACATGACAGCCATGTCGAAGCGCCTCACACTTGCTAGACTCTTGAGGACCTCCAGTGTGACGGCCGGTGCTTCATTCCTGCATAAGACTGGTGTTAATATGCGGTACAAGAGTACATGTGTGACTTGACAATGCTGAACACGTAACCAGTTTGTGTCTAGATGTCTTTCTTTGAGCATTTAATAAAAAACTCACTTGATGTAGAAGTCATGTAGGGTCGTCAAGATCTGGTTGAGCAGGTTGGGTTCAAGGGGGTTGTGGAAAATGTTCACGTACGCTTCAGGCTTGATTTGCTTTAAGACAAGAGCAAAAACGAAGCCGAGTCATGTTTATATTCAGGTGTTTGGTTTGAAttctaaatgtgtttaaagtctCTCAGAAATATTCCCAAAGATGGTGATTTAAAATTagatttcaattattttctgtGGAAATCAGACCAGGTTGTCATGGCAGTGACAAAACACATCATGACCTTaatgaaagaacaaaagaaTTAGCAACAAACACCCTCAGCTTGCATCAATCTGCATAAGCACGCCTGCACAGTCATCACCGCTGCTGTGCTGACAGCATACAATTACACTGTCTGAACACACCAATATCATCTTGTCAGCAGTAAATTACAGTGTACGCGGCTCACCCTCAGATATCTGTAAATCACTTCAGGCTGGTTTCCGATCTTACGGAGGTCAGCCTCTAGCTGGAAGCTGTTggtgggtggaggaggcagctccGTGACTGTCGACGAGGGGCTGGCGGACGGTTGAGGAAGATGAACCGTTTCCTCTGGTGCTGGTTGTTTGGGCTTTCTGTTTGACGCGGCTCTGGGAAACAGGAGCAGGAGGCTTGTTTACTTGGTGGTAGCAATGCAACATTTAGTGCTTCACAGACATGCTAACAAACAAATATCATATCCAGTGTCATGAAATAAAAGAGGCTGTGCCACTCACTGGTCAGATGAGTGTGAAGGGACGTCTGCTATCTCCTCGATCTTGATCATCTTGGCGCTGGGTGATGTCGACAGTGGAGAGGACCTGTCCTCAGCCTCCCTCATCACCTCCTGGACGAAGGGTGGGGATCCACCTGACTCCACCTCAGACAACGACACCTTTCCGCTCACTTCTTCAATATCAATCCTCCTCAGTGGTTTCTAAAGAGCATTAGACGTTCAGCATCAGTCAACATGGTGACACAGTCTTTAAGTTAAACTCTTTGACTCTTAAGAACAATATGACAAAATGAAGGTGACAGAATCCAGATGTTCAGTATCCATTAATGTCTATcctgccacctgctggacaaATAATGTTACCACtagagaggaaacacacaagacagtttgtctgtttcttgaaatcattcatctgcattTCCACGTACCAACTTTATGAAGTCACATTACTTTCTGCATCCATAAATATACTTCTGTTGAATTAGTTCATCTTTTAGCTTATATGACAATTTCCTAGTGCCTAAATTAACGTCTTACAATAGTTTACTTTCTAAAAATCCCAAAGGATTTCAGATTACTAtatgagatgaaaaacaagcagaTCTTCAAACTGGTGACTGTCTGTTCAGCATAGCTTTAGATGTATTTTTACTCATGAAATGTACCGTCTCTGATGTAGAAAACCGAGAGACCAAAAAGACTTCTGCATTAAGGAGAAACtattactgaaaataaacagatgtgAACTCACTGTTGAGCGCAGATGTGTTGGTTTGTCTATCGGCTGAACTGTTCTCCTCTGGGTGCCGTCTGGTGTTTGAAGAAGGCCACTGGAACCCTCCGCCTACCACCACACAGTGACGATAACAAAGGAGAAATGAAGTCTGACATGTCAGCAAAGAATGTAAAAATCACACTAGAAGTAATTATGCAGAATGGTTTCCACCAGTTACTTAATTAGCATAATCAGCTATCATTTGTTTACTTTAACTAATAACTGGATCATCAGACTTACAATCTGGAGTTTCTGGAGCTCATTCAGGGCCTGCTTGTTCCCTGGTTCCAGTTTCAGAACCTCCTGGAaatctgtaaaacacacacagacacacacacacacacacacaaattaacaGTCAGTAATTGATAGCAATGATACTTGCACATATTAATTCAGTGCAACTTCCTTTTAATTAAGCTTTTGTTGAATTTTGCTTACTTAAAGCTCATTTAGAAATTAACACACTTTTAAACTTAACTTGAACATTAGCAGTGAACTGTATGAAAATATTTCATTCTAAGTATTTAGAATATTTAACAGCatcaataaagatgaaaataaaagcaacaaTAGAGTACGGTATctaacagaatgtgacagctttaaTGTCTTCAACGTGTTCAAAGATAGACTCTGGACTCTGTTTGCCTCTGGAGGAAAGTGTTGATCTTTCCAGCACCTTGTTTGGCCTCCTGCAGTTTTCTTAAAGCCACTCTGGCTGTGGCACGGCGAGCAAAAGCCTTGGAGTACGTGTTGTCCAGAGAAATGGCTGTGGTGCAGTCCTCCTCGGCCTCCTTAAACCTGCAGCAAACGTTGTCTTTTAAACAGAGGCCTTTTTCATTcttaccaacacacacacacacacgctgatgGAATAAATGTCACGCCTACTTCTCGAGCTTGAGGAAGGCCATGGCTCTGTTGGCGGGCAGCAGGACGTTCATGCTGTCCGCCTCCATACCTCTGCTGTAGCACTCGACAGCCGCTTCATACTTCCCCTCTTTGAAATAAGCGTTCCCCTGAAAGACACGTTCAGAAAACGTCACCACGTACGCAAACCTTTCCAAAGAAACGCAGTGATGATTCCATCACAACAGTTTTA contains the following coding sequences:
- the LOC115595559 gene encoding carcinoembryonic antigen-related cell adhesion molecule 5-like, with the protein product MVHHTACLLLLTCLAGFSASETELGGPVEETSYGPSSVGISGVDVVTVGIPYGFLCYADCYPTCQYTWTRGNVTIQGPELDLQLLQIMPPQTLTCTVVNPASGNSVSVHKTLQVTAGPSNLQISGPAFLTSGVGTNFTCSAFCYPSCSYSWSVVLEEETYSTAQGNAISVTPPATTVTSETLVCQAQDTVSHLFASTSLFLWVASSSDIIITGDSAVVMGKQFSYICSATCIPSCQFTWKYNGKTFTGDEIQIPILHQGQMPKCANHLEITFSDYSKTEPLTCEATNIISHAVISTTMTLTVEDPFTVRPTSQAQPVSGESFSLQCVGSQNPASITWLKNEGPMPASERVHFSPGNVTMTFSPILQTDDGLYQCVVTEGQTPIQSIGYKMQVNYGPSSVTINGVDLVTVGVLYSFQCSASCYPTCQFTWTRGNVTSQGSELSLQLKEVRPTQNLTCTAFNPATGISVTVQKTLRMTDGPSNIQISGPAFLEAGVASIFTCSAYCYPSCSYSWTVVLNKDTYSTAQGNKISVTPPATTVASETLTCEARDTVSHLNISKSLLVQVASLSDIIITGDSAVVMGKQYTFTCSATCNPSCEFTWKYMGKTVQEEKANSDSYLEITFSDYSKTESLTCEVTNMLSNVTITTTKNLTVIDPFSVRPSSPAPPVAGEPFSLQCVGTQDPASISWLKNNQQILASERVHFSADNATVTFSPVLQADSGSYQCLVVEGGNQTLYYNSLEIVEGGAPILSVGYVMQVNYGPGEVLIVKPNKEPVGEEMFTMDGSMTELQCLTDCFPVCSTTWFYRGRLLSRNASILFTPVTPPYETALTCVAFNSVTKRNRTAETTVVVPDGPKTVIISGPGSLEVGVPASFTCSAECTPSCSFTWTLYGKTMTGSGIDITVNRYVSQESISCQAENTYTGKMATVNETLSVSDPHWCGC
- the rpap3 gene encoding RNA polymerase II-associated protein 3 isoform X2; the encoded protein is MSGGNKAIELQLQMRQNAEDMHSFMRELEGWEKDIKKKDEELRTGGLQESQKQLPPVRNEDYKTKMREKKKKKKTKPAGNGDAKGDRSKQDSRIKAYDYRSWDKFDAEKALSELDKEESPAESNESDSEEAAADQEKALAEKEKGNAFFKEGKFNDAIECYTRGMGADPYNPVLPTNRATSFFRLKKYTVAESDCNLAIALDSNYFKAYARRGAARFALKKYESALEDYEMVLKLDPGNLEAQNEMKKIKESLGHEAPAAPSEETTQPQEAPTVDPGQQRLMEEQQRRQEAVVQKDRGNAYFKEGKYEAAVECYSRGMEADSMNVLLPANRAMAFLKLEKFKEAEEDCTTAISLDNTYSKAFARRATARVALRKLQEAKQDFQEVLKLEPGNKQALNELQKLQIAEGSSGLLQTPDGTQRRTVQPIDKPTHLRSTKPLRRIDIEEVSGKVSLSEVESGGSPPFVQEVMREAEDRSSPLSTSPSAKMIKIEEIADVPSHSSDQAASNRKPKQPAPEETVHLPQPSASPSSTVTELPPPPTNSFQLEADLRKIGNQPEVIYRYLRQIKPEAYVNIFHNPLEPNLLNQILTTLHDFYIKNEAPAVTLEVLKSLASVRRFDMAVMFMSSPEKKLVKELFDFLHQAELEASSVKALQKKYGV
- the rpap3 gene encoding RNA polymerase II-associated protein 3 isoform X1 — encoded protein: MSTDEMTFPLEGNNMSGGNKAIELQLQMRQNAEDMHSFMRELEGWEKDIKKKDEELRTGGLQESQKQLPPVRNEDYKTKMREKKKKKKTKPAGNGDAKGDRSKQDSRIKAYDYRSWDKFDAEKALSELDKEESPAESNESDSEEAAADQEKALAEKEKGNAFFKEGKFNDAIECYTRGMGADPYNPVLPTNRATSFFRLKKYTVAESDCNLAIALDSNYFKAYARRGAARFALKKYESALEDYEMVLKLDPGNLEAQNEMKKIKESLGHEAPAAPSEETTQPQEAPTVDPGQQRLMEEQQRRQEAVVQKDRGNAYFKEGKYEAAVECYSRGMEADSMNVLLPANRAMAFLKLEKFKEAEEDCTTAISLDNTYSKAFARRATARVALRKLQEAKQDFQEVLKLEPGNKQALNELQKLQIAEGSSGLLQTPDGTQRRTVQPIDKPTHLRSTKPLRRIDIEEVSGKVSLSEVESGGSPPFVQEVMREAEDRSSPLSTSPSAKMIKIEEIADVPSHSSDQAASNRKPKQPAPEETVHLPQPSASPSSTVTELPPPPTNSFQLEADLRKIGNQPEVIYRYLRQIKPEAYVNIFHNPLEPNLLNQILTTLHDFYIKNEAPAVTLEVLKSLASVRRFDMAVMFMSSPEKKLVKELFDFLHQAELEASSVKALQKKYGV